The Bifidobacterium eulemuris genome includes a window with the following:
- a CDS encoding MFS transporter — protein MTGSTIESGVGRVSESGGEPADGGAAEAAGACMGRRPLPGPAVESDGRVVPGPVNEFDGRAVSDSAVESDDPTVDPTADPVNPPVDPMPGQRSAGESEALREAVAASDKRRITLREAIGFGIGDCFGGGQLALGTTYLALFWNRFGGMSITTAQGIIGACAIVSAFAALVFGVLDDNLYRFPIGLRFGRRRFLLALLSPLVLIGVFLWIPGLPVGVYAVAYALWTMLPQAFQACYNPLPGEMAQDFDERTKLSTTRLFIATGTGTLIPLAGSATLAVFGEWRPVGYMIFAIGFTVWFSLSLFLCWRATWEMTPEEAGFGAWARGEVPRRRVGLLGWLRRLGKVLGEYASTLRIAEFRRHLSIYLLVQLAMDVFGQTFVFFVIYDWNRTAAFASLLLGCGVISLPLMPLFGWLLSAIGPRRLYAVNFIGCLAGVGWMFAAWRLVDVLPSTAWTVFAVAGVVVFFVFKSLCGYLPWSVFPFIADIDQLVTGRYRSATFSGIQSCLRQLGSGIVVIAVGAILGWVGFDSTLDTQSEMARDGLGAVLLGWFAIAMVLAWVISSQLTIDRETNLLVLREIDRLRAGGRKEDADEETRRTIERLIG, from the coding sequence ATGACCGGAAGCACAATCGAAAGCGGGGTTGGGCGCGTGAGTGAAAGCGGTGGCGAACCCGCGGACGGCGGCGCGGCTGAGGCGGCGGGCGCATGTATGGGGCGGCGTCCCTTGCCTGGTCCCGCGGTCGAGTCCGACGGGCGGGTCGTGCCTGGTCCCGTGAATGAGTTCGACGGGCGGGCCGTGTCTGATTCCGCGGTCGAGTCCGACGACCCGACGGTCGATCCCACAGCCGACCCCGTCAATCCGCCGGTCGATCCCATGCCAGGCCAGCGGTCCGCCGGCGAAAGCGAGGCCCTGCGCGAGGCGGTCGCCGCATCCGACAAACGGCGCATCACCCTGCGCGAAGCCATCGGTTTCGGCATCGGCGACTGTTTCGGAGGCGGACAGCTCGCGCTGGGCACCACCTATCTGGCGCTGTTCTGGAACCGATTCGGCGGCATGTCGATCACCACGGCCCAGGGCATCATCGGCGCGTGCGCCATCGTCAGCGCGTTCGCGGCGCTGGTGTTCGGCGTGCTCGACGACAATCTCTACCGTTTTCCGATCGGCCTGCGCTTCGGCCGCCGCCGCTTCCTGCTCGCCCTGCTTTCGCCATTGGTGCTGATCGGCGTGTTCCTGTGGATTCCGGGACTGCCGGTCGGCGTGTATGCGGTGGCATACGCGCTGTGGACAATGCTTCCGCAGGCGTTCCAGGCCTGCTACAACCCGCTTCCCGGCGAGATGGCGCAGGATTTTGACGAACGCACGAAGCTGTCGACCACGCGTCTGTTCATCGCCACCGGAACCGGCACGCTGATTCCATTGGCCGGCAGCGCGACGTTGGCGGTGTTCGGCGAGTGGCGCCCGGTCGGCTATATGATCTTCGCCATCGGCTTTACCGTCTGGTTCTCGCTGTCCCTGTTCCTGTGCTGGCGTGCCACTTGGGAGATGACGCCGGAGGAGGCGGGCTTCGGAGCGTGGGCGCGCGGCGAGGTCCCGCGCCGTCGCGTGGGGTTGCTTGGCTGGCTGCGACGCTTGGGCAAAGTGTTGGGGGAGTATGCCTCGACGTTGCGCATCGCCGAATTCCGCCGGCACCTGTCCATCTACCTGCTGGTGCAGCTGGCGATGGATGTGTTCGGGCAGACCTTCGTGTTCTTCGTGATCTACGATTGGAACCGCACCGCCGCCTTCGCCTCGCTGCTGCTGGGATGCGGCGTGATCTCGCTGCCGCTGATGCCTCTGTTCGGCTGGCTGCTTTCCGCCATCGGGCCCCGTCGCCTGTATGCGGTGAATTTCATCGGGTGTCTTGCGGGGGTGGGTTGGATGTTCGCGGCCTGGCGGTTGGTGGACGTGCTGCCCTCCACGGCGTGGACGGTGTTCGCGGTGGCCGGTGTGGTGGTGTTCTTCGTGTTCAAATCGCTCTGCGGATATCTGCCCTGGTCGGTGTTCCCGTTCATCGCGGATATCGACCAGTTGGTCACCGGACGCTACCGTTCCGCCACCTTCTCCGGCATCCAATCCTGCCTGCGCCAGTTGGGCTCCGGTATTGTGGTGATCGCGGTGGGGGCGATACTCGGCTGGGTGGGGTTCGACTCCACGCTGGATACGCAGTCCGAAATGGCGCGCGATGGTTTGGGCGCGGTGCTGCTTGGATGGTTCGCCATCGCCATGGTGCTCGCTTGGGTTATTTCGTCGCAGCTGACGATCGACCGCGAGACGAATCTGCTGGTGTTGCGTGAGATCGACCGCTTGCGTGCGGGCGGCCGTAAGGAGGATGCGGACGAGGAGACGCGTCGGACCATTGAGCGGCTGATTGGATGA
- the ilvN gene encoding acetolactate synthase small subunit — MANYPASQPGSQRHTLSVLVENRPGVLARVAGLFARRAFNINSLSVSPTERPDISRITVTADVDTVPLEQIIKQLNKLLHVLKIVELDAATTVDRELVLIKVAADESNRSDVLEIVRLFRVNVVDVHPESLTIEATGAEGKIDALLGLLEHYGVIELVRSGSVAVTRGPRALSEKVLGSEITGR, encoded by the coding sequence ATGGCCAACTATCCCGCATCCCAACCCGGCTCCCAGCGCCACACCCTGTCGGTGCTGGTGGAGAACCGTCCCGGCGTGCTCGCCCGTGTGGCGGGTCTGTTCGCGCGCCGTGCGTTCAACATCAACTCGCTGTCCGTCTCCCCCACCGAGCGTCCGGACATCTCCCGCATCACCGTGACCGCCGATGTGGACACCGTGCCGCTGGAGCAGATCATCAAGCAGCTCAACAAGCTGCTGCATGTGCTCAAAATCGTCGAACTGGACGCCGCCACCACCGTGGACCGCGAGCTGGTGCTCATCAAGGTCGCGGCGGACGAGTCGAACCGTTCGGACGTGCTGGAGATCGTGCGTCTGTTCCGCGTGAACGTGGTCGATGTGCATCCCGAGTCACTGACCATCGAGGCGACTGGCGCGGAGGGCAAAATCGACGCGCTGCTGGGACTGTTGGAGCATTACGGCGTAATTGAGCTGGTGCGTTCCGGCTCCGTGGCCGTCACGCGCGGCCCGCGGGCGCTGAGCGAGAAGGTGCTGGGGTCGGAGATCACGGGACGATAA